A genomic stretch from Enterobacter dykesii includes:
- the slyA gene encoding transcriptional regulator SlyA: MKLESPLGSDLARLVRVWRALIDHRLKPLELTQTHWVTLHNIHQLPPEQSQIQLAKAIGIEQPSLVRTLDQLEEKGLISRQTCASDRRAKRIKLTEKAAPIITEMEAVITKTRGEILSGVSPAELEMLISLIGRLEQNIHELQSRD; the protein is encoded by the coding sequence ATGAAATTGGAATCGCCATTAGGTTCTGATCTGGCAAGGTTGGTACGCGTCTGGCGTGCTCTGATTGACCATCGCCTGAAACCTCTGGAACTCACACAGACGCATTGGGTCACTCTGCACAACATTCATCAGCTGCCGCCCGAACAGTCGCAAATTCAACTGGCAAAAGCGATAGGGATTGAGCAACCGTCGCTGGTGCGCACGCTTGACCAGCTGGAAGAGAAGGGGTTGATCTCGCGGCAAACCTGCGCCAGCGATCGTCGCGCCAAGCGGATTAAACTCACCGAGAAAGCGGCACCTATAATCACGGAAATGGAAGCCGTGATTACGAAGACGCGCGGTGAAATCCTGTCTGGCGTTTCACCGGCGGAGCTGGAAATGCTCATCAGCCTCATTGGGCGCCTCGAGCAAAACATCCATGAGCTACAGTCGCGCGACTGA
- the slyB gene encoding outer membrane lipoprotein SlyB — protein sequence MILRVLGVSLIGLTLAGCVNDSSLSGDVYSASEAKQVQNVTYGTVVNARPVQIQGGDENNVMGAIGGAVLGGFLGNTVGGGTGRSLATAAGAVAGGVAGQGVQGAMNKTQGVELEIRKDDGSTIMVVQKQGSTRFSAGQRVVLASNGSQVTVSPR from the coding sequence ATGATTTTACGTGTACTGGGCGTTTCGCTGATTGGTTTAACTCTGGCTGGCTGTGTGAATGACAGTTCACTTTCTGGCGACGTTTACAGCGCTTCTGAAGCGAAACAGGTTCAGAACGTGACTTACGGTACCGTTGTTAATGCACGCCCTGTACAGATCCAGGGTGGTGATGAAAACAACGTGATGGGCGCGATCGGCGGTGCCGTGCTGGGTGGTTTCCTGGGTAATACCGTTGGCGGCGGCACTGGCCGCTCTCTGGCGACGGCCGCAGGCGCCGTTGCGGGTGGTGTAGCTGGCCAGGGCGTTCAGGGTGCGATGAACAAAACCCAGGGCGTAGAGCTGGAAATTCGTAAAGACGACGGCAGCACGATCATGGTTGTCCAGAAACAAGGCAGCACCCGCTTCTCTGCAGGCCAGCGCGTTGTTCTGGCAAGCAACGGAAGTCAGGTGACCGTTTCTCCACGTTAA
- a CDS encoding DUF1656 domain-containing protein → MTFFHRSEGLPLQDLIFGASVYFPPLFKAVLVGFILWLIAHRLLRDWMYSGEIWHPMLMDLSLFALSVCLGLAVLTAW, encoded by the coding sequence GTGACGTTTTTTCATCGCTCGGAGGGTTTACCCCTTCAGGACCTGATCTTCGGTGCGTCAGTCTACTTTCCTCCCCTGTTTAAGGCCGTTCTGGTGGGCTTTATCCTCTGGCTCATCGCGCATCGTCTGCTTCGCGACTGGATGTACTCCGGCGAAATCTGGCATCCCATGCTGATGGATCTTTCCCTGTTTGCCCTTTCCGTATGCCTGGGCCTTGCCGTTTTGACTGCGTGGTGA
- the mliC gene encoding C-type lysozyme inhibitor, translating into MKKLLLIAAPLLLSGCSVYNQLLERMQTDTLEYRCDEKPLTVKLNNPRQEASFVYDNKLLTLKQGISASGARYTDGIYVFWSKGDGATVYKRDRIVLNNCQLENPKR; encoded by the coding sequence ATGAAAAAACTTCTTCTTATTGCCGCCCCTTTATTGCTGTCAGGATGCAGCGTCTATAACCAGCTCCTTGAGCGCATGCAGACCGATACGCTGGAGTATCGCTGCGACGAAAAACCGCTGACTGTGAAGCTCAACAATCCACGCCAGGAAGCCAGTTTTGTTTACGACAATAAATTGCTGACGCTGAAGCAGGGCATTTCAGCCTCAGGCGCCCGCTACACCGATGGTATCTACGTCTTCTGGTCGAAAGGCGACGGCGCCACGGTCTACAAACGCGACCGCATTGTGCTGAACAATTGTCAGCTCGAAAATCCGAAGCGTTGA
- a CDS encoding aldo/keto reductase: protein MVQRITLAPQGPEFSRFVMGYWRLMDWNMSPLQLASFIEEHLDLGITTVDHADIYGDYQCEAAFGEALKLVPALRDRMEIVTKCGIATTAKPEHALGHYITDSAHIIKSAEQSLVNLATDRIDLLLIHRPDPLMDADEVAEAFLNLHQSGKVRHFGVSNFTPAQFALLQSRLPFTLATNQVEISPVHQPLLLDGTLDQLQQLRIRPMAWSCLGGGRLFNDEEFQPLRNELETIARELNAESIEQVVYAWILRLPSKPLPIIGSGKIERVRSALAAEELQMTRQQWFRIRKAALGYDVP, encoded by the coding sequence ATGGTTCAGCGAATTACCCTTGCCCCCCAGGGGCCAGAATTCTCCCGTTTTGTCATGGGCTACTGGCGCCTGATGGACTGGAATATGTCCCCCCTCCAGCTGGCGAGCTTTATTGAAGAGCACCTCGATTTAGGCATCACCACGGTCGATCATGCGGATATTTACGGTGACTACCAGTGCGAGGCCGCGTTCGGCGAGGCGCTCAAGCTGGTTCCGGCACTCCGCGATCGCATGGAGATCGTCACGAAGTGCGGGATTGCCACCACGGCAAAACCTGAACATGCCCTAGGTCATTACATCACCGACAGCGCGCATATCATCAAGAGCGCCGAGCAGTCGCTGGTCAATCTGGCGACCGATCGTATCGACCTGCTGTTAATCCACCGCCCAGACCCGCTGATGGATGCCGATGAGGTGGCGGAAGCCTTCCTGAACCTGCACCAGAGTGGGAAAGTGCGTCACTTCGGCGTGTCAAACTTTACCCCGGCACAGTTTGCGCTGCTTCAGTCTCGTCTGCCGTTTACCCTGGCCACCAACCAGGTTGAGATTTCCCCGGTACACCAGCCGCTGCTGCTGGATGGTACGCTCGATCAGCTGCAGCAGCTGCGCATTCGCCCGATGGCGTGGTCATGCCTGGGAGGCGGACGCCTGTTTAATGATGAGGAATTCCAGCCGCTGCGCAATGAGCTTGAAACCATCGCCCGCGAACTGAACGCGGAAAGCATCGAACAGGTGGTTTACGCGTGGATCCTGCGCCTGCCGTCAAAACCGCTGCCCATTATCGGTTCCGGTAAAATTGAACGCGTGCGTTCCGCGTTGGCCGCTGAGGAGCTACAGATGACCCGTCAGCAGTGGTTCCGCATCCGTAAGGCCGCGCTGGGTTACGACGTACCATAA
- the pdxH gene encoding pyridoxamine 5'-phosphate oxidase yields the protein MSDNDELQQIAHLRREYTKGGLRRQDLPAEPLVLFERWLKQACEAKLADPTAMVVATVDENGQPYQRIVLLKHYDEKGLVFYTNLGSRKAHHLENNPRISLLFPWHMLERQVMVTGKAERLSTLEVVKYFHSRPRDSQIGAWVSKQSSRISARGVLESKFLELKQKFQQGEIPLPSFWGGFRIPIEQMEFWQGGEHRLHDRFLYQRENGGWKIDRLAP from the coding sequence ATGTCAGATAACGACGAACTGCAGCAAATTGCGCATCTGCGCCGTGAATACACTAAAGGCGGCCTGCGTCGCCAGGATCTTCCCGCTGAACCCCTCGTGCTTTTTGAACGCTGGCTGAAACAGGCCTGCGAAGCGAAACTCGCCGACCCAACCGCCATGGTTGTCGCGACGGTGGATGAAAACGGCCAACCGTATCAGCGCATCGTATTGCTCAAGCATTATGACGAGAAAGGGCTGGTGTTCTATACCAACCTCGGCAGCCGCAAGGCGCACCATTTAGAAAACAATCCGCGTATCAGCCTGCTGTTCCCCTGGCACATGCTGGAACGTCAGGTAATGGTCACCGGCAAGGCGGAACGCCTCTCAACTCTGGAAGTGGTAAAGTATTTCCACAGCCGCCCGCGTGACAGCCAGATTGGCGCCTGGGTATCAAAACAGTCGAGCCGCATTTCCGCCCGCGGCGTGCTGGAAAGTAAATTCCTGGAACTGAAGCAGAAGTTCCAGCAGGGTGAAATTCCTCTGCCAAGCTTCTGGGGCGGGTTCCGCATCCCGATTGAGCAGATGGAGTTCTGGCAGGGGGGCGAACATCGCCTGCATGACCGCTTTTTATACCAGCGCGAGAATGGCGGCTGGAAAATCGACAGACTGGCACCGTAA
- a CDS encoding FUSC family protein, producing the protein MKLQGLSWQNTPWMKATRPQWRYALRNGIAMCLALTVAYYLNLDEPYWAMTSAAVVSFPTVGGVISKSLGRIAGSLLGATAALIIAGHTLNDPWLFLLSMAAWLGCCTWACAHFTNNVAYAFQLAGYTAAIIAFPVVNVLDTTELWDIAQARVCEVIVGILSGGFMMMILPSTSDGTALITALKTMHTRLLEHASLLWQPDTSDDIRLAHEKVIGQILTMNLLRIQAFWSHYRFRRQNTLLNYLLHQQLRMTSAISSLRRMLLNWPTPPENTRAVIETLLAALARPDADIYTVARIIAPLAPADEYDYRHRAFWQRLNYFCRLYLRSSRWITAVENATPLTEFNVPGSPALARHTDYLEALWSGFRTFCALMLVGAWSITTQWESGTAALTLAAISCVLYSVAASPFNSLTLLLRTLVLLSLFSFVVKFGLMVQISDLWQFLLFLFPLLTTMQLLKLQMPKLAGLWGQLIVFMGSFISVTNPPVYDYADFLNDNLAKILGVGLAWLAFAVLRPGSDARKSRRHIRELRRGFVDQLSRKPHLSENEYESLVYHHVSQLNNSQDALSRRWLLRWGVVLLNCSHVVWQLRAWETRSDPLSQVRDVCISLLRDVMSERGVQQRPLEATLNELQRICDTLAQHHLPAARDLASIIWRLHCSLSQLEQAPPPGTIGDQITPHA; encoded by the coding sequence ATGAAGCTGCAGGGTCTCTCCTGGCAAAACACGCCGTGGATGAAAGCGACGCGTCCCCAGTGGCGGTACGCGCTGCGTAACGGCATTGCCATGTGTCTTGCGCTGACTGTGGCTTATTACCTGAACCTGGATGAACCCTACTGGGCGATGACGTCTGCGGCGGTGGTCAGTTTTCCAACGGTCGGCGGGGTGATCAGTAAAAGCCTTGGCCGTATCGCAGGCAGCCTGCTGGGCGCCACCGCGGCGTTAATTATCGCCGGCCATACGCTGAACGATCCGTGGCTGTTCCTGCTGAGCATGGCCGCATGGCTGGGGTGCTGTACCTGGGCCTGCGCCCATTTTACCAATAACGTCGCCTACGCTTTCCAGCTGGCGGGCTATACCGCCGCCATTATCGCCTTTCCGGTGGTTAACGTGCTCGACACCACCGAGCTGTGGGATATTGCCCAGGCGCGCGTCTGTGAAGTGATTGTCGGGATCCTCAGCGGCGGCTTCATGATGATGATCCTCCCCAGCACATCCGACGGCACCGCGCTCATCACCGCGCTAAAAACCATGCATACCCGGTTACTGGAGCACGCGAGCCTGCTGTGGCAACCGGATACCAGCGACGATATCCGCCTCGCGCATGAAAAGGTTATCGGGCAGATCCTGACCATGAATCTGTTGCGCATTCAGGCGTTCTGGAGCCACTACCGCTTTCGCCGCCAGAACACCCTGCTTAACTATCTGCTGCACCAGCAGCTGCGCATGACCAGCGCCATCTCCAGCCTGCGCCGGATGCTGCTCAACTGGCCGACGCCGCCTGAAAACACCCGAGCCGTGATTGAAACGCTGCTCGCGGCCCTTGCGCGCCCGGATGCGGACATTTACACCGTAGCGCGGATTATCGCTCCGCTCGCGCCGGCTGACGAGTACGACTACCGCCATCGCGCCTTCTGGCAGCGTCTGAACTACTTTTGCCGCCTGTACCTGCGCAGCAGCCGCTGGATTACGGCCGTCGAAAACGCAACCCCATTAACGGAGTTCAACGTCCCCGGCAGCCCGGCTCTTGCGCGCCATACCGACTATCTGGAAGCGCTGTGGAGCGGTTTTCGCACCTTCTGTGCGCTGATGCTGGTGGGGGCGTGGAGCATTACCACCCAGTGGGAGTCCGGTACGGCGGCCCTGACGCTTGCCGCCATCAGCTGCGTGCTTTACTCCGTTGCGGCCTCGCCGTTTAACTCGCTTACGCTGCTGCTGCGCACGCTGGTGCTGCTGTCGCTGTTCAGCTTCGTGGTGAAGTTTGGCCTGATGGTGCAGATAAGCGATCTGTGGCAGTTCCTGCTGTTCCTGTTTCCCCTGTTGACCACCATGCAGCTTCTGAAGCTGCAAATGCCTAAGCTGGCGGGTCTCTGGGGCCAGCTGATTGTCTTTATGGGCTCGTTTATCTCCGTGACGAATCCACCGGTTTATGATTACGCCGATTTTCTCAATGATAACCTGGCGAAGATCCTTGGCGTGGGGCTGGCGTGGCTGGCTTTTGCGGTGTTGCGTCCCGGATCCGATGCACGCAAGAGCCGCAGGCATATTCGGGAGTTACGCAGAGGGTTTGTCGATCAGCTCAGCCGTAAACCGCATCTGAGTGAAAACGAATATGAGTCGCTGGTCTATCATCACGTCAGCCAGCTGAATAACAGCCAGGACGCGCTGTCCCGGCGCTGGCTGCTGCGCTGGGGCGTGGTGCTGTTGAACTGCTCGCACGTGGTCTGGCAGCTTCGCGCGTGGGAAACGCGTTCCGATCCGCTGTCGCAGGTTCGTGATGTTTGCATCTCCCTGCTGCGCGACGTAATGAGCGAGCGAGGTGTCCAGCAGCGGCCGCTGGAAGCCACGCTGAATGAACTGCAGCGGATCTGCGATACGCTTGCACAGCATCATCTGCCCGCAGCCCGAGATTTGGCCTCGATAATCTGGCGCCTGCACTGCTCGCTCTCGCAGCTGGAACAGGCACCGCCGCCGGGAACGATTGGGGATCAGATCACGCCGCACGCATAG
- a CDS encoding DUF1289 domain-containing protein, whose amino-acid sequence MAEQLEFFPIQSPCRGICQVDERGYCRGCMRTRDERFNWQNFSDTQKQDVLRLCRQRLLRKIRANKAGETEEPQQPSLF is encoded by the coding sequence GTGGCAGAGCAGCTGGAGTTTTTCCCCATCCAGAGCCCGTGCCGGGGTATTTGTCAGGTCGATGAACGCGGATATTGCCGCGGGTGCATGCGTACCCGCGATGAGCGTTTTAACTGGCAAAACTTTAGCGACACGCAAAAGCAGGACGTGTTACGCCTCTGCCGACAGCGTCTTCTGCGCAAAATACGCGCGAATAAAGCCGGTGAGACCGAAGAACCCCAGCAACCCTCACTTTTTTAA
- the sodC gene encoding superoxide dismutase [Cu-Zn] SodC, which produces MKRFALALVTLVVCAGAQAASDEVEMNLVTPQGVGQSIGTVKITETDKGLEFAPNLKALPPGEHGFHVHAKGSCQPALKEGKPSAAEAAGGHLDPQHSGKHEGPEGMGHLGDLPVLVVNNDGKATDPVVAPRLKKLDEVKGKALMIHVGGDNMSDRPKPLGGGGARYACGVI; this is translated from the coding sequence ATGAAGCGTTTTGCTCTGGCACTGGTCACGCTGGTTGTTTGCGCAGGGGCGCAGGCAGCCAGCGACGAAGTGGAAATGAATCTCGTCACCCCACAGGGTGTGGGTCAGTCCATCGGAACGGTGAAAATCACTGAAACCGATAAAGGGCTGGAGTTTGCCCCCAACCTCAAAGCCCTCCCTCCCGGTGAACATGGTTTCCATGTTCATGCCAAAGGCAGCTGTCAGCCCGCTTTAAAAGAAGGTAAACCGTCGGCGGCGGAAGCGGCAGGAGGGCACCTCGATCCGCAGCATTCCGGCAAGCATGAAGGCCCGGAGGGAATGGGGCATTTAGGCGATCTGCCCGTGCTGGTGGTGAATAACGACGGTAAAGCCACCGATCCTGTTGTCGCGCCGCGACTGAAAAAGCTGGATGAGGTGAAAGGCAAGGCGCTGATGATCCATGTCGGCGGCGACAATATGTCCGATCGGCCTAAACCGCTCGGCGGCGGCGGGGCACGCTATGCGTGCGGCGTGATCTGA
- the anmK gene encoding anhydro-N-acetylmuramic acid kinase: MKSGRYIGVMSGTSLDGVDVVLAAIDENMVAQQASLTWPIPISLKEDILSICQGQQLTLSQLGQLDVRLGALFADAVQALMQKEHLRPQDVVAIGCHGQTVWHEPGGDAPHTLQIGDNNQIVAKTGVTVVGDFRRRDIALGGQGAPLVPAFHQALLAHPSERRMVLNIGGIANLSMLIPGQPVRGYDTGPGNMLMDAWIWRQCGQPYDKNAEWASGGKVIIPLLQSMLSDPYFALPAPKSTGREYFNFSWLERQLASFPALAPQDVQATLAELTAVSISEQVLLSGGCERLLVCGGGSRNPLVMARLAGLLPGTEVTTTDEAGISGDDMEALAFAWLAWRTIAGLPGNLPSVTGAREASVLGAIFPANPRHNQS; this comes from the coding sequence ATGAAATCGGGTCGCTACATTGGTGTGATGTCAGGCACCAGTCTGGATGGTGTAGATGTCGTTCTGGCCGCCATTGACGAAAACATGGTGGCGCAGCAGGCGAGCCTGACCTGGCCAATCCCCATTTCACTGAAAGAGGATATTCTGAGCATCTGTCAGGGGCAGCAGCTGACTCTCTCCCAGCTTGGACAACTTGATGTCCGCCTGGGGGCGCTGTTTGCGGATGCGGTGCAGGCTTTGATGCAAAAAGAACATCTTCGCCCGCAGGATGTGGTGGCCATCGGGTGTCACGGACAAACGGTCTGGCATGAACCCGGCGGAGATGCCCCACATACCCTGCAAATCGGTGATAACAACCAGATTGTAGCGAAGACGGGCGTGACGGTGGTTGGCGATTTCCGTCGGCGCGATATCGCCCTTGGCGGGCAGGGCGCGCCGCTGGTGCCCGCGTTCCATCAGGCGTTACTGGCGCACCCTTCAGAACGGCGCATGGTGCTCAACATTGGTGGGATTGCCAATCTGTCGATGCTCATCCCTGGGCAGCCCGTACGCGGCTACGATACCGGCCCGGGCAATATGTTAATGGACGCCTGGATCTGGCGTCAGTGCGGTCAACCGTATGATAAAAACGCGGAGTGGGCGAGCGGGGGGAAAGTGATTATCCCGCTGCTGCAGTCCATGCTGAGCGATCCGTATTTTGCTTTACCGGCACCGAAAAGTACCGGGCGTGAATACTTCAACTTTAGCTGGCTTGAGCGCCAGCTGGCGTCATTCCCGGCGCTTGCGCCGCAGGATGTCCAGGCGACGCTTGCCGAACTCACGGCCGTGTCGATCTCCGAACAGGTTCTGCTCAGCGGCGGCTGTGAGCGCCTGCTGGTGTGCGGTGGGGGAAGCCGTAACCCGCTGGTGATGGCGCGTCTTGCGGGGCTACTGCCGGGTACAGAAGTGACCACGACCGATGAGGCCGGCATCAGCGGGGATGATATGGAGGCGCTGGCTTTCGCCTGGCTCGCCTGGCGCACCATTGCCGGATTGCCTGGCAACTTGCCATCGGTAACCGGTGCACGTGAGGCGAGCGTCCTTGGGGCGATTTTCCCGGCAAATCCTCGTCATAATCAGAGTTAA
- a CDS encoding efflux RND transporter periplasmic adaptor subunit — translation MSLKTLKYFSTLFVLALALVAGWWMWNFYMQSPWTRDGKVRAEQVSITPQVSGSITTLLVKDNQFVKKGDILFRIDDTPYHIAILNAQAQLAKAQSDLAKANNEANRRRHLSQNYISAEDLDTANINVKAMQASVNVAEATLKQAQWELTQTVITAPVDGWVTNLSARVGNYATTGQPVFALVDSHSFYVVGYFEETKLRHIREGSPAVITLYSGSQKLQGHVSSIGRAIYDQSVETDSGLVPDIKPNVPWVRLAQRVPVRVEFDRLPQDITLVSGTTCTVSIGNQ, via the coding sequence ATGTCTCTGAAAACGCTAAAGTACTTTTCCACCCTGTTTGTCCTTGCCCTCGCTCTGGTTGCGGGATGGTGGATGTGGAATTTTTATATGCAGTCGCCCTGGACGCGTGACGGCAAAGTGCGCGCCGAGCAGGTCAGCATTACCCCTCAGGTATCAGGAAGTATTACGACGCTATTGGTTAAGGATAACCAGTTCGTCAAAAAGGGAGACATTTTATTCCGCATCGACGACACCCCGTACCACATTGCGATCCTGAACGCTCAGGCGCAGCTGGCTAAAGCCCAGTCGGATCTGGCAAAGGCCAACAACGAGGCCAACCGCCGCCGCCACCTGTCGCAAAACTACATCTCAGCGGAAGATTTAGACACCGCCAACATCAACGTGAAGGCCATGCAGGCGAGCGTCAACGTGGCCGAGGCCACGCTGAAGCAGGCCCAGTGGGAGTTGACCCAAACGGTGATTACCGCGCCGGTTGACGGGTGGGTAACCAACCTTTCCGCTCGCGTTGGGAATTATGCAACCACGGGACAGCCCGTTTTTGCCCTCGTCGACAGCCACTCCTTCTACGTGGTGGGCTATTTTGAAGAGACCAAACTTCGCCATATTCGCGAGGGATCGCCTGCAGTTATTACGCTTTACAGCGGCTCGCAGAAGTTACAGGGTCACGTATCCAGCATTGGCCGCGCCATTTACGATCAAAGCGTCGAAACGGATTCAGGACTGGTGCCGGACATAAAGCCGAACGTTCCCTGGGTGCGTCTGGCCCAGCGCGTTCCGGTTCGCGTGGAGTTTGACCGTTTACCGCAGGACATTACCCTGGTGTCCGGCACTACCTGCACTGTCTCCATCGGAAACCAGTGA
- the tyrS gene encoding tyrosine--tRNA ligase, translating to MASSNLIKQLQERGLVAQVTDEEALAERLAQGPIALYCGFDPTADSLHLGHLVPLLCLKRFQMAGHKPVALVGGATGLIGDPSFKAAERKLNTEDTVQEWVDKIRKQVAPFLDFNCGDNSAIAANNYDWFGSMNVLTFLRDIGKHFSVNQMINKEAVKQRLNRDDQGISFTEFSYNLLQGYDFACLNKLHGVSLQIGGSDQWGNITSGIDLTRRLHQNQVFGLTVPLITKADGTKFGKTEGGAVWLDPKKTSPYKFYQFWINTADADVYRFLKFFTFMDIEEINALEEEDKNSGKAPRAQYVLADEVTKLVHGEEGLAAAKRITASLFNGTLSDLSEADFEQLAQDGVPMVEMEKGADLMQALVDSELQPSRGQARKTIASNAITINGEKQADPEYTFVDGDRLYGRYTLLRRGKKNYCLVCWK from the coding sequence ATGGCAAGCAGTAACTTGATTAAACAATTGCAAGAGCGGGGCCTCGTGGCCCAGGTGACGGACGAGGAAGCGTTAGCAGAGCGACTGGCGCAAGGCCCGATCGCGCTCTATTGCGGCTTCGATCCCACCGCTGACAGCTTGCATTTGGGGCATCTTGTTCCATTGTTATGCCTGAAACGCTTCCAGATGGCGGGCCATAAGCCTGTTGCGCTGGTGGGCGGCGCGACCGGCCTGATTGGTGACCCAAGCTTTAAAGCCGCTGAGCGTAAACTGAACACCGAAGATACCGTGCAGGAGTGGGTAGATAAGATCCGCAAACAGGTTGCACCGTTCCTCGACTTCAACTGTGGTGATAACTCTGCCATTGCCGCGAACAACTACGACTGGTTTGGCAGCATGAACGTGCTGACCTTCCTGCGCGACATCGGCAAGCACTTCTCTGTTAACCAGATGATTAACAAAGAGGCCGTGAAGCAGCGTCTGAACCGTGACGACCAGGGCATCTCCTTTACCGAATTCTCCTACAACCTGCTGCAGGGCTATGACTTTGCCTGCCTGAACAAGCTGCACGGTGTTTCCCTGCAGATTGGCGGTTCCGATCAGTGGGGTAACATCACCTCCGGTATCGACCTGACCCGTCGTCTGCACCAGAACCAGGTCTTCGGTCTGACCGTTCCGCTAATCACCAAAGCCGACGGCACCAAATTTGGTAAAACCGAAGGTGGCGCGGTATGGCTCGATCCGAAGAAAACCAGCCCGTACAAGTTCTACCAGTTCTGGATCAACACGGCAGATGCCGATGTTTACCGCTTCCTGAAGTTCTTCACCTTTATGGACATTGAAGAGATCAACGCGCTGGAAGAAGAAGACAAGAACAGCGGTAAAGCCCCGCGCGCCCAGTACGTGCTGGCGGACGAAGTCACCAAACTTGTTCACGGTGAAGAAGGTCTGGCCGCGGCAAAACGTATTACCGCAAGCCTGTTCAACGGTACCCTGAGCGATCTGAGCGAAGCGGACTTCGAACAGCTGGCGCAGGACGGCGTGCCGATGGTTGAGATGGAAAAAGGGGCTGATCTGATGCAGGCGCTGGTGGACTCTGAGCTCCAGCCTTCGCGCGGTCAGGCGCGTAAAACCATCGCGTCTAACGCTATCACCATCAACGGTGAGAAACAGGCCGACCCGGAATACACCTTCGTTGACGGCGACCGTCTGTATGGACGCTACACGCTGCTGCGTCGCGGTAAGAAAAACTACTGCCTTGTCTGCTGGAAATAA
- a CDS encoding sensor domain-containing diguanylate cyclase: MFANHRSVKGRYISFCLGCIAVISILHALFSKIAEWVPTFSSHLFPTLTIFLLVFDLFIACFMAMKYWCDRKRLYLVSLAFAFAGSASLMVGTLCSFPAWLDLYQFNAVNYNDAMIFYMFRHLIMAVLIIVSAILYTTRNCPLSRPAHIAIVSGEFLFTVFAVGLAWMYSSHSSFLSIDLVDNETREFMVLWSHFINIALIALWVVTLATLMFITRIRNLFWVGGNFLCVCYIVTLSMLLVGGHVEDISWYRARLFETVATLMIIFVLLYDVFRLYRDSHVKYQQSYQNSIRDPLTRLYNRSYFYESLKQALDIAKPSRPVSVIVSDLDRFKRINDTYGHLQGDKVLQFVANLLMDSVRPQDIAARIGGEEFVLMLANTSSDAAYQVAERIRLNLSSFDNASSGGQLPEPITISMGVYTATSPAIAAETCVENADKAMYEAKETGRNRVVVFK; encoded by the coding sequence ATGTTTGCGAATCATCGTTCTGTAAAAGGTCGTTATATCTCGTTCTGCCTGGGTTGCATTGCTGTTATCAGCATATTACACGCCTTGTTTTCAAAAATTGCCGAATGGGTTCCAACCTTTTCGTCTCACTTGTTCCCTACGCTCACCATATTTCTACTGGTGTTTGATCTGTTTATTGCCTGCTTTATGGCAATGAAATACTGGTGTGACCGAAAAAGGTTGTATCTGGTATCGCTTGCTTTTGCCTTTGCCGGGTCGGCATCGCTGATGGTCGGAACGCTGTGCAGCTTTCCCGCCTGGCTGGACCTCTATCAGTTCAACGCGGTGAACTACAACGATGCGATGATCTTCTATATGTTCCGCCATCTTATAATGGCGGTGTTAATAATCGTTTCGGCAATACTTTATACCACGCGCAATTGTCCCCTTTCACGGCCGGCGCATATCGCTATTGTGAGCGGCGAGTTTCTCTTTACCGTCTTTGCAGTAGGATTGGCCTGGATGTATTCCAGTCATTCTTCTTTTTTATCCATTGATCTTGTTGATAATGAAACCCGTGAGTTTATGGTTCTCTGGAGCCACTTCATTAATATTGCATTAATTGCACTCTGGGTGGTCACATTAGCCACGCTGATGTTTATTACGCGCATACGTAACTTATTCTGGGTGGGCGGTAATTTTCTGTGCGTCTGCTATATCGTCACGCTCTCAATGCTGTTAGTGGGTGGACATGTAGAAGATATCTCCTGGTATCGCGCCCGCTTATTTGAAACTGTCGCCACGCTGATGATCATTTTTGTTCTGCTCTACGATGTTTTCAGGCTGTATCGCGACTCACACGTTAAGTATCAGCAGTCCTACCAGAACTCCATTCGCGACCCGCTCACCCGCCTGTATAACCGCAGCTATTTTTATGAATCATTAAAGCAGGCGCTGGATATCGCCAAACCCAGCCGCCCGGTTTCCGTCATCGTCAGCGATCTCGATCGCTTCAAGCGTATCAACGACACCTACGGGCATCTTCAGGGCGACAAGGTCCTGCAGTTTGTCGCTAATCTGCTGATGGATTCAGTACGTCCGCAGGACATCGCGGCGCGTATCGGTGGTGAGGAGTTTGTTCTGATGCTGGCCAACACCTCATCAGACGCGGCGTACCAGGTCGCGGAACGCATACGGTTAAATCTGAGCAGCTTCGATAACGCCAGCAGCGGCGGTCAACTACCGGAGCCAATCACCATCAGCATGGGGGTGTATACGGCGACGTCTCCCGCGATAGCCGCAGAAACGTGCGTGGAAAATGCCGACAAAGCGATGTATGAAGCGAAGGAGACAGGCCGTAACCGCGTGGTCGTCTTTAAGTAA